From Scytonema millei VB511283:
CCCAAAATTTTGAGCGAACCTTTAGCGGCTTTAATTATTCCTGCCTCTTTTAATGAGGACAAGTTAACTTCCGTATCAGCAGGAAGTGAAGACAGCTTGCTTACATTCATCGTAATGTATTCTTTACGATTAATAATTGGAAAGCCTTTCAACTTAGGTAGACGGCGATACAAGGGCTGCTGACCGCCTTCAAATCCTGGTCTAGTGCCACCACCAGAACGGGAATTTTGTCCGCGCATCCCTTTACCAGCACTCGCGCCTTGTCCGGCAGAAACTCCCCGACCGAGACGACGAGCGCGTTTTTTTGAGCCTTTTTGGGGTCTAACGTCAGTTAGTCTCATAACTTTTTTGTTAGTTGGTCATTGGTCATTGGTCATTGGTCATTGGTCATTTGTTTGACGCATGACGATTAGACGATATAGAGCTTTTCTACTGGAATGCTGCGTTCTTCTGCGACTTCGGCAAAAGTGCGGAGTGTAGCAAGGGCATTAACGGCAGCTCTGGCGTTGTTCAGGGGATTGTTGGAACCTAGCTGTTTGGCTAGAATATTCCGCACTCCTGCTAATTCCAGTACGGTTCTGACTGCACCGCCGGCAATTACGCCCGTTCCAGGTGCGGCTGGACGCATTAATACTTTTGCTCCGCCACCAGTGCCATTAGTTGGATGGGGAATGGAGTTAGATTTGGTCAATGGGACATCAATGAGATGTTTTTTGCCATCTGCTACGCCTTTTTTCACAGCGCCGATTACATCTCCAGCTTTACCTACTCCGATCCCAACTTGACCGCGCTCGTTACCGACAGCGACAATGGCACGGAAGCTGAGTTTTTTTCCTCCCTTGACGACCTTACTCACCCGCCGGATTTGAATCACCCGCTCTTGAAAAGTCGTTTCTTTTTCTTTAGTTCGATTAGCTTTGCGACGACCTGTTGCCATATTGAGTGCCTCTAAAAATGTTAATTGCTAATTGTTAATCGTTTATTGTTAATTGCCATCAACTATTAACTATTAACCATTAACAAATTAAAAATCTAATCCTGCTTCCCGTGCTGCGTCAGCTAGTGCTTTGACTCGACCGTGGTAGAGGTTTCCGCCTCGGTCAAAGACAACTTGTGATATGCCTTTAGCTTTAGCTCGTTGGGCAATTAATTTGCCAACTTCCACTGATGCTTCGCACGTTCCTTTAGATTCGAGGGATTTTAAATCTGGGTCTAAAGTAGAAGCAGCTACCAAAGTATGATGTTGGGAATCGTCTATGACTTGAGCATAGATATGCTGATGAGAGCGAAACACTGCTAGGCGCGGGCGTTCCGTGCTGCCTACGATAACTTTTCTGATCCGACGATGCCGTTTTTCCCTGGATTCTCGACGACTGAGCTTCATAATTACTTCTTACCTGCCTTACCAGCTTTACGTCTGACGGCTTCTCCGGCGTAGCGAACGCCTTTACCTTTGTAGGGTTCTGGCGGGCGCTTGTCGCGAATCTGGGCGGCGACGTTGCCGACTAATTCTTTGTCAAAGCCGCTGACAATAACGTTCGTGTTGTTTTCGACTGCGAGTTGAATACCTTCAGGTGGTTCGATTTGCACGGGATGGCTGTAGCCAAGACTGAGGACTAAGTTGCGTCCTTGAACTTGCGCTCGGTAGCCGACTCCCTGAATTTCCAACCGCTTTTGGAATCCTTGCGAAACTCCATCCACCATATTTGCCACTAGAGTGCGGGATAAACCGTGGAGTTGTCGCGAGAGGCGAGATTCATCGTGCCGTTTGACTAAAATTGTGTCTCCTTCCTGTTCCACCGTAACGGCACTAGGAAGGACGCGAGCGAGTTCCCCTTTAGGACCTTTGACGGCAACGTGGGAGCCGTTAATGGTGACGGTAACTTTGCTGGGGATGGTAATGGGACGTTTGCCGATTCGAGACATGATTAACTCCTTGTTTGTCATTGGTCATTGGTCATTGGTCATTGGTGAATAGAAATGACAAATAACAAATGACAAGTGACGAATTTACCAGATATAGCAGAGAACTTCGCCACCTAGACCTTGACGGCGGGCTTCGCGATCGGTCATGATGCCGTGCGAGGTGGAGATGATAGCAATGCCAATACCACCTAATACTCGCGGTAATTCTTTTCGGTTGGAGTAAACTCGCAGTCCTGGTCTGCTGACTCTTTTGAGTGCAGTGACAATCGGCTGGCGATTTTTACCCTTGTACTTGAGGGTAACTACCAGATTGCGTTTTACCCCTTCTTGCGCTTCTTCTTCAAACTGGGCGATAAAACCTTCTTCTTGTAGGACTCTAGCAAGGTTGCGAGTCATTTTGGTAGAAGGGATTTTAGTTGTCTGATGCCGCGCCATATTAGCATTGCGGATGCGCGTCAGCATATCAGCAATTGTGTCGTTAGCCGCCATCGTTTCCTCTTGTAGAATTTATTGATCTCGGAAGGGCATACCAAATGCTTTGAGTAAGGCACGACCTTCCTCGTCAGTATTGGCAGTAGTAATGATGGAAATATCCATGCCGCGAATTTGGTCGATACTGTCGTATTCGACTTCGGGGAAAATTAGCTGTTCTCTTACGCCAAGGGTGTAGTTACCGCGTCCGTCGAAGCTTTTGGGACTGATGCCGCGAAAGTCACGAATCCGAGGCAAGGCAAGATTGACAAAGCGATCGAGGAAAGCGTACATGCGATCGCCCCGCAGAGTTACCATAATGCCTACTGGCATCCCCTGGCGAATTTTAAAGCCCGCGATCGCTTTTTTGGCTCGCGTGACTACGGGTTTTTGACCTGCGATCGTTGCTAGCTCAGCCAAAGACGATTCCATTGCTTTAGCGTTTTGTGCTGCTTCACCTAAACCTCGGTTTATAGTGATTTTCACTAGCTTGGGGACTTGATGGATGTTTTTGTATTGAAACTGTTCCACCAATTGCGGCACTATTTTTTCTTGGTATATGCTTTTGAGTTTTGACGATGCCATATTCTTTCCTTGTTTACCCTGGTCTTGGTCAGGGGGTATCAATTTTTGATTTTTGATTTTGGATTTTAGATTTAATCCAAAATCGGCAATCTAAAATCTAAAATTGTATGACAGTTATTTGTCGATGATTTCGCCTGTTTTTTTCAACATTCGCACTTTTTTGCCTTCTTGGTTGAAGGTATAGCAAATTCGGCTAGCGACGTTTTGCTTGGTGGAATAGTGCATGACGTTGGAACTGTGGATGGGAAATTCTAAGGTAACGATCCGACCCGACTCCCCTTCTTCTTTGGGCTTGACGTGCTTGGTTTTGACATTTACGCCTTTGATAATCACTTGGCTTTTTTCTGGAAGCGATCGCACAATTTCGCCGACTTTACCTTTATCTGCTCCAGAAATTACCTGTACCGTATCGCCAGTTTTGACGTGCATTTTGTGGCGAACTGGTTTATTTTCTTTGGCTCCTTTTCTCTTTGCCATTACAGCACCTCCGGCGCTAAAGAAACGATTTTGGTATAGTTTTTATCCCGTAGCTCTCTGGCTACAGGTCCAAATACCCGCGTTCCTCTGGGGTTACCATCTTGGTTGATAATCACGGCAGCATTGTCATCAAAACGAATGCTCATGCCGCTATCGCGCCGCAAACCTTTGCGGGTACGAACGATTACCGCTCGCACGACATCAGATTTTTTCACTCCCATATTGGGGATAGCATCTTTAACAACGGCGATAATTACATCGCCGACGTTCCCGTAACGACGATTACCAGCACCGAGGACGCGGATACACATTAATTTTCGCGCCCCACTATTGTCCGCGACGTTGAGGTAGGTTTGGGGTTGAATCACTGTTGTTCTCCCGTTGTGGTAGTTGCAGCGATCGCGGTGGTGGGACTATCGAGAATCTCTATCACTTCCCAGCGTTTCGTACGGCTGAGAGGTCTAGTTTCGCGAATGCGGACGCGATCGCCCTCTTTACATTTATTCTCTTCGTCGTGAGCTTTGTAGCGCCGAGTACGCACGACAATTTTGGCGTACTTGGGATGAGGAGAGCGGTTTTCTACCGCGACTACCACAGTCTTTTGCATTTTGTCGCTCACGACTAAGCCAATTCTTTCTTTGACTGCCATCGTTACTTACTCTTCTGTTGCGGGTTCGGCTGCATTTGTGTTTGCCACTTGGCGTTCGCGTTCCACCGTGAGCAATTGCCCTAACCGATGTTTGGCGTGCTTGATTTGGTGTGGCTTGTCTAACTGGCGGGTTGCTTTTTGCAAGCGCAGACTAAACAATTGCTTTTTCACGGCAATAATTTCTGTAGCTAACTGTTCGTCAGTTAATTCTCTCGCTTCGGAAATCTTAGGTAGGGGCATGACTTATACTTGCTCCTCCTCGCGCATAATAAACTTTGTTTGAATTGGTAGTTTGTGAGAAGCCAATCGCATTGCTTCGCGGGCAGTTGCTTCTGGCACACCAGCGATTTCAAATAAAATTCGTCCTGGCTTCACTACGGCTACCCAAAACTCAGGCGAACCTTTACCCGAACCCATACGGGTTTCAGCCGGACGCATGGTTACTGGTTTATCGGGGAAAATCCGAATCCAAATCTTCCCACCACGACGGATATAGCGAGTCATGGCACGACGGCTTGCCTCAATTTGCCGAGAGGTAATCCAAGCTGGTTCTTGAGCTTGTAGGGCAAATTCACCAAAGTTGATGTTGCTACCTCTGGTGGCAAGTCCTTTCATTCGTCCGCGTTGTTGTTTGCGGAATTTTGTTCTTCTAGGGCTTAGCATGGTTTGTCATTCGTCATTTGTCATTTGTCATTTGTCATTTGTCATTTGATGACGAATGACAGTTAACCTTCGTTAGAACGGTCTTCAAACTGCTGCCGTCGGCGCTGCTGTTGACGGCGGCGGGGTTGATTGGTTCCAGGGGTAGGCTGTGGTTCTTGTCCAGGGATAATTTCTCCCTTAAACGCCCAAACCTTGATTCCTAAAATGCCGTAAATGGTTTTTGCGGTACAGTAGGCGTAGTCTATATCTGCCCGTAAGGTGTGTAATGGTACTCTACCTTCGCGCGTCCATTCGGTACGGGCAATTTCTGCGCCGTTGAGCCGACCGCCAACTTGAACTCTAATACCTTGAATGCCTGCTCTTTGAGCGCGTTGAATCGCTTGGCGTACTACGCGGCGGAAGGAGACGCGACGCTCTAACTGTTGCGCAATGTACTCAGCAATTAGAAAGGCATCGGCATCAACTTGGGCGACTTCGACAACGTTAATCCGAATTTGGCGTTGGCTGCCCAGAAGCTCTTGAAGTCCGTTACGCAAGGCTTCAATCCCAGCTCCACCACGACCGACGACTACACCAGGGCGAGCAGTGCGTAACTCTAGCTCAATTTGATCTGCTTTGCGCTCGATCCGAACTTCAGCAATTCCGGCATTATTGGCAGCATAACGTCCTAGCTTCTGCTCGATGTATTGCCTTAGTTTATAGTCTTCTTGAAGAATTTCTGGATATCGCTGTGGCTCGGCAAACCAACGAGAGTGGTGTTCTTTGGTAACGCCGAGGCGAAAACCGACTGGATGAATTTTTTGTCCCATAGTTGAGGGGTAAGGGGTAAGGGGTAAGGGGTAAGGGGTAAGAGGCGAGAGGCAAGAGGTTTTTCCCCTCAGCTCCCTCAGCTTCCTCAGCTCCCCCAGCTCTCTTTATTGAGCTGCTACGGCGATCGTGATGTGACAGGTCGGCTTGCGAATCTGATACGCTCGCCCTTGCGCTCTCGGACGGAAGCGCTTCAGCACTGGTCCTTGGTCGGCATAGGCTTGGGTAATTTTTAGCTCGGATGGTTCTAATCCAGCGTTGTGTTCGGCATTAGCAACGGCAGAACGCAGCACTTTCAACACTGGTTCGCAGGCACGGTAAGGCATGAACTCTAGAATAATTAATGCTTCCCGATACGAGCGCCCCCGAATTTGGTCGAGAACGCGCCGCACTTTAAAAGGAGACATGCGAATGTAACGGGCGATCGCTTTGATTTCTTGTGTATTAGTTGTGTTTGTAGCCATAACTTTCTCCATTTAGCTGTTAGCAATTAGCTATTAACTTCTTTTAGTGCTGATAGCTAATTGCTAATCGCTCGTTATCTGCCAGCTTTTTTGTCACTTTTGGCGTGACCGCGAAAGGTACGGGTGGGAGCAAATTCACCTAATTTATGTCCTACCATTTGTTCGGAAACATAGATGGGAACGTGCTGTCTGCCGTTGTGAACTGCGATCGTGTGACCGACCATCTGTGGCAGAATTGTCGATGCCCGCGACCAAGTTTTGATGACCTGTTTCTCACCTCGTGAATTCAGCTTTTCAATTTTGCTGAGTAGGCTATCGGCAATGAAAGGACCTTTTTTTAAAGAACGACCCATAGTTTTATGTGGTTGGTAATTGGTAGCTGGTAGTTGGTAATTGGTGAGTTAGGCAAGAGGCGAGAGGCGAGAGGCAAATTTTGACTTTTGACTTCCCATTACCTATTACCCATTACCCAAATTTAGCTTTCGCGACCGCCACGTCCGCGCTTGGAGGATTTACGACGGCGACGGACGATTAAAGCAGAACTTGGTTTTTTCCGCTTACGAGTCTTCATACCTAATGCTGGCTTACCCCAAGGGGTGACTGGACCCGATCTACCAATGGGCGCTCTACCTTCACCACCACCGTGTGGGTGATCGACGGGGTTCATAACGCTACCCCGAACGTGGGGCTTTTTACCTTTCCAACGGGTGCGACCAGCTTTTCCTGCGCTGAGGTTTCTCGCGTCGGTATTACCAACTTGTCCAATGGTGGCGTAGCATTCACGACGAATCATGCGGACTTCGCCGGAAGGGAGCTTGAGAGAGACGTAATTGCCTTCTTTGGCTACCACTTGGGCGCTAGCACCAGCAGCACGAACAATTTGTCCACCGCGTCCTGGGGTCAGTTCGACGTTGTGAACTGTTGTACCAAGGGGGATGTTAGCTAAAGGTAATGCATTCCCGTCTTCAATCGGCGCATTTACCCCAGCGGTTACGACTGTTCCTACTTTCAAGCCGTTTGGCTGAAGAATGTAACGCTTTTCTCCATCTTGGTAGAAAAGCAGGGCAATTCTAGCGTTCCGATTGGGATCGTATTCGATCGCTGCTACCTTAGCTGGAATGTTGCGCTTGTCACGTTTGAAATCGATGATGCGGTAGAGTTGCTTATGTCCGCCACCGCGAAAACGAGAAGTGATGACACCGCGATTGTTCCGTCCTTTAGGATTGTGAACGTACTTTACCAGCGACTTTTCTGGTTCGCTTTTGGTAATTTCAGCAAAATCAGAAACAATCCGTTGGCGCGTGCTAGGGGTGTATGGTCTATAAGAACGAGTACCCATAATTTTTTTCCTTAGTCATTTGTCATTTGTCATTTGTCATTTGTCATTTGTCATTTGTGGCAATAACGAATGACGAATAACGGATGACCAGCTTAAACATCTGGGAAGAGAACTTGTCTGATCTTGTCTTCATCCCCAGGTGCTATGGTAACGATCGCTCGCTTGTACTGGGGTTTAAAGCCAACAAACCTACCTACCCGCTTCTTTCTTCGAGGTTTGAGCAGGGTATTGACTTGTATGACTTTAACTTCAAATAAGTCTTCGATCGCGGCTTTAATTTGCGGTTTGCTAGCTTGAGGAGTCACGTCAAATGTATATTTGTTTTGCTCCATCAACCGCGTGGCTTTTTCAGTCAAAATTGGACGGCGGACGAGATCGGGTAACTGGCGGGGGTCGATCTTAAGCACTGTAGACCTCCTGAATCATGTTAAGGGCGGATGATGTAGCAACAATCTTGTCGGCGTTGAGGATGTCGTAGACGTTTAATTCATCGGCTGAAATTAAAGTCAGCTTGTTAATATTACGGGCTGACAAATAGACGTTTTCCGTTTCTTCAGCGACAATTAATAGGACTTTTGTGCCTGGTTCTATTCCCCAACGCGCGATCGCTGCTGTCATTTCTTTTGTTTTCGGCTGCGAGATCTGCTCGGCAAAGTCTTCTACTACAACCATGTCATCGGCTCTACTTGCAAAAGCCGTGCGCAATGCTAGCAGTTCTTCTTTGCGGTTCATCTTGAGGTTGTACGTTCTCGGTTTGGGTCCGAAAGTGACACCACCACCACGCCAGAGGGGCGAACGGATCGAACCAGCACGGGCGCGTCCGGTTCCTTTTTGTCGCCAAGGTTTGCGACCACCACCTCGTACTTCTGCACGGGTTTTGGTGCTTGCCGTTCCTTGACGGGCATTTGTTAATTGTTTAACTAGGGCGCGGTGAACGACATGAGAAGCGCTTGTTTCTTTTGCCACTTTCAATTCAAGCGTCGCCTGTCCGACTGCTTCACCCTGCCAATTTTTGACTACACACTCAACCATTTTGGGTTTTACCTTTTCATTTCATTTGGGATAAGAGTTGACAGTTGACAGTTAACGGTTAGCCGTTAACTGTCAACTCTTATCCCTTACCAACTTTTTTCGTAGGTATAATATTGAGCAAAGCACCTGGCTTACCTGGAACTGCTCCTTTGATCAGCAATAGATTGCGTTCTGCATCTACCCGCACGACAGTCAGTTTGCGAATCGTGACTTGGGAGCCACCTAAACGCCCTGCCATCCGCTTACCTGGGTAAACGCGACCAGGAGTCGTACCAGCTCCAATAGATCCAGGGAGGCGGTGATTTTTGGAACCGTGAGACATAGGACCGCGACCGAAATTATGCCGTTTTTGATAACCAGCAAAACCGCGACCGATACTATTGCCACTGACATCGACAATTTGTCCTGAATTAAATATATCTGCCGTAATTTGCTGCCCTAGCGTATATTCACCTGTATTGTCGAGGCGATATTCGTGCAAATGACGCAAAGCAGGAGCAGAAGATTTTGCTAAATGACCCAACTCTGGTTTACTCAGCGCTTTGGGTTTTACTTCTTTAAATCCAACTTGAATTGCGGTGTAGCCGTCAGTCTGTTTTGTTTTAATCTGGGTCACGACGCAAGGACCCGCTTGAACGACCGTGACAGGAATAGCTTTGCCTGTCTCGTCAAATACCTGGGTCATGCCCAGCTTTGTGCCGAGAATACCAATAGACACGGGGATTGTCTCTCCTATTTAAATCAGTTGCATCGGAACCGGATTGCAATGGTGGGACTCGGTTCTTACTATCTCCGCTTTCAGTATCGATCCAGCCCATTCACCTAAAAAAGGTTGTCAGGCTGGAGTAGCGAGCAATTGAATTACTTGGTTAAAACCAAATTCATCGCTATAACTCGCAAAACGCTCTACTGTAAAGCAGTTGCCAATGGCGACAGAAGTTGTGGCACTATCTGGCTTAAGTAGGACTTAAGTAGCAAGCTACCTAGTATCCCATCCACAAAGAACCTTAACGGTTCTTGGGTTTTACTTCTCTGAGATTTCATCAACCCACGTTCTCAGAATCTAGAGAAGCACCAGTAAGGTAATTCAAGTACCTCACCTGCGAGACTGCCACTAACGAGCTAAAAAGTGTAGTCAGACA
This genomic window contains:
- the rplO gene encoding 50S ribosomal protein L15 is translated as MRLTDVRPQKGSKKRARRLGRGVSAGQGASAGKGMRGQNSRSGGGTRPGFEGGQQPLYRRLPKLKGFPIINRKEYITMNVSKLSSLPADTEVNLSSLKEAGIIKAAKGSLKILGDGELNVALKVKAAAFTASAKSKIEAAGGSCEVVK
- the rpsE gene encoding 30S ribosomal protein S5 produces the protein MATGRRKANRTKEKETTFQERVIQIRRVSKVVKGGKKLSFRAIVAVGNERGQVGIGVGKAGDVIGAVKKGVADGKKHLIDVPLTKSNSIPHPTNGTGGGAKVLMRPAAPGTGVIAGGAVRTVLELAGVRNILAKQLGSNNPLNNARAAVNALATLRTFAEVAEERSIPVEKLYIV
- the rplR gene encoding 50S ribosomal protein L18, which produces MKLSRRESREKRHRRIRKVIVGSTERPRLAVFRSHQHIYAQVIDDSQHHTLVAASTLDPDLKSLESKGTCEASVEVGKLIAQRAKAKGISQVVFDRGGNLYHGRVKALADAAREAGLDF
- the rplF gene encoding 50S ribosomal protein L6, which produces MSRIGKRPITIPSKVTVTINGSHVAVKGPKGELARVLPSAVTVEQEGDTILVKRHDESRLSRQLHGLSRTLVANMVDGVSQGFQKRLEIQGVGYRAQVQGRNLVLSLGYSHPVQIEPPEGIQLAVENNTNVIVSGFDKELVGNVAAQIRDKRPPEPYKGKGVRYAGEAVRRKAGKAGKK
- the rpsH gene encoding 30S ribosomal protein S8, with protein sequence MAANDTIADMLTRIRNANMARHQTTKIPSTKMTRNLARVLQEEGFIAQFEEEAQEGVKRNLVVTLKYKGKNRQPIVTALKRVSRPGLRVYSNRKELPRVLGGIGIAIISTSHGIMTDREARRQGLGGEVLCYIW
- the rplE gene encoding 50S ribosomal protein L5 produces the protein MASSKLKSIYQEKIVPQLVEQFQYKNIHQVPKLVKITINRGLGEAAQNAKAMESSLAELATIAGQKPVVTRAKKAIAGFKIRQGMPVGIMVTLRGDRMYAFLDRFVNLALPRIRDFRGISPKSFDGRGNYTLGVREQLIFPEVEYDSIDQIRGMDISIITTANTDEEGRALLKAFGMPFRDQ
- the rplX gene encoding 50S ribosomal protein L24, producing MAKRKGAKENKPVRHKMHVKTGDTVQVISGADKGKVGEIVRSLPEKSQVIIKGVNVKTKHVKPKEEGESGRIVTLEFPIHSSNVMHYSTKQNVASRICYTFNQEGKKVRMLKKTGEIIDK
- the rplN gene encoding 50S ribosomal protein L14, which translates into the protein MIQPQTYLNVADNSGARKLMCIRVLGAGNRRYGNVGDVIIAVVKDAIPNMGVKKSDVVRAVIVRTRKGLRRDSGMSIRFDDNAAVIINQDGNPRGTRVFGPVARELRDKNYTKIVSLAPEVL
- the rpsQ gene encoding 30S ribosomal protein S17: MAVKERIGLVVSDKMQKTVVVAVENRSPHPKYAKIVVRTRRYKAHDEENKCKEGDRVRIRETRPLSRTKRWEVIEILDSPTTAIAATTTTGEQQ
- the rpmC gene encoding 50S ribosomal protein L29: MPLPKISEARELTDEQLATEIIAVKKQLFSLRLQKATRQLDKPHQIKHAKHRLGQLLTVERERQVANTNAAEPATEE
- the rplP gene encoding 50S ribosomal protein L16, translated to MLSPRRTKFRKQQRGRMKGLATRGSNINFGEFALQAQEPAWITSRQIEASRRAMTRYIRRGGKIWIRIFPDKPVTMRPAETRMGSGKGSPEFWVAVVKPGRILFEIAGVPEATAREAMRLASHKLPIQTKFIMREEEQV
- the rpsC gene encoding 30S ribosomal protein S3; amino-acid sequence: MGQKIHPVGFRLGVTKEHHSRWFAEPQRYPEILQEDYKLRQYIEQKLGRYAANNAGIAEVRIERKADQIELELRTARPGVVVGRGGAGIEALRNGLQELLGSQRQIRINVVEVAQVDADAFLIAEYIAQQLERRVSFRRVVRQAIQRAQRAGIQGIRVQVGGRLNGAEIARTEWTREGRVPLHTLRADIDYAYCTAKTIYGILGIKVWAFKGEIIPGQEPQPTPGTNQPRRRQQQRRRQQFEDRSNEG
- the rplV gene encoding 50S ribosomal protein L22, which codes for MATNTTNTQEIKAIARYIRMSPFKVRRVLDQIRGRSYREALIILEFMPYRACEPVLKVLRSAVANAEHNAGLEPSELKITQAYADQGPVLKRFRPRAQGRAYQIRKPTCHITIAVAAQ
- the rpsS gene encoding 30S ribosomal protein S19 → MGRSLKKGPFIADSLLSKIEKLNSRGEKQVIKTWSRASTILPQMVGHTIAVHNGRQHVPIYVSEQMVGHKLGEFAPTRTFRGHAKSDKKAGR
- the rplB gene encoding 50S ribosomal protein L2; this translates as MGTRSYRPYTPSTRQRIVSDFAEITKSEPEKSLVKYVHNPKGRNNRGVITSRFRGGGHKQLYRIIDFKRDKRNIPAKVAAIEYDPNRNARIALLFYQDGEKRYILQPNGLKVGTVVTAGVNAPIEDGNALPLANIPLGTTVHNVELTPGRGGQIVRAAGASAQVVAKEGNYVSLKLPSGEVRMIRRECYATIGQVGNTDARNLSAGKAGRTRWKGKKPHVRGSVMNPVDHPHGGGEGRAPIGRSGPVTPWGKPALGMKTRKRKKPSSALIVRRRRKSSKRGRGGRES
- a CDS encoding 50S ribosomal protein L23 translates to MLKIDPRQLPDLVRRPILTEKATRLMEQNKYTFDVTPQASKPQIKAAIEDLFEVKVIQVNTLLKPRRKKRVGRFVGFKPQYKRAIVTIAPGDEDKIRQVLFPDV
- the rplD gene encoding 50S ribosomal protein L4; translation: MVECVVKNWQGEAVGQATLELKVAKETSASHVVHRALVKQLTNARQGTASTKTRAEVRGGGRKPWRQKGTGRARAGSIRSPLWRGGGVTFGPKPRTYNLKMNRKEELLALRTAFASRADDMVVVEDFAEQISQPKTKEMTAAIARWGIEPGTKVLLIVAEETENVYLSARNINKLTLISADELNVYDILNADKIVATSSALNMIQEVYSA
- the rplC gene encoding 50S ribosomal protein L3, producing MSIGILGTKLGMTQVFDETGKAIPVTVVQAGPCVVTQIKTKQTDGYTAIQVGFKEVKPKALSKPELGHLAKSSAPALRHLHEYRLDNTGEYTLGQQITADIFNSGQIVDVSGNSIGRGFAGYQKRHNFGRGPMSHGSKNHRLPGSIGAGTTPGRVYPGKRMAGRLGGSQVTIRKLTVVRVDAERNLLLIKGAVPGKPGALLNIIPTKKVGKG